A region from the Rhinoderma darwinii isolate aRhiDar2 chromosome 2, aRhiDar2.hap1, whole genome shotgun sequence genome encodes:
- the LOC142741051 gene encoding cyclin-dependent kinase 5 activator 1-like, whose protein sequence is MGKAFSCCKLVPDVKSKVRVSRHEDTQKTKKGKNHHEPSNSCKYSITPVISADLKETLTTTKPPSVKMDSEYPVLKDQVSTQEQQIFNVPQRIILHTYTKKILKCLADFLCRRCFQLYHLSPIDVVEWITSIDRQLLLQGWQGQGFLTSGTVVFLYMLCRDVISSQIRSEKELKATLLTCLYVSYCYMGHQISYPLGPFLVDGRKETFWYQCLSIIAHMSSKMMRLNTDPKYYSQMFVSLRAEGRQANENLLMSGLPGMMAREESSHGSYYTLYL, encoded by the coding sequence ATGGGGAAAGCTTTCAGCTGCTGCAAGCTGGTTCCCGATGTAAAGAGCAAAGTAAGAGTGAGCCGCCATGAAGACACACAGAAAACAAAGAAAGGAAAAAACCACCACGAACCAAGTAACAGTTGCAAGTATAGTATTACTCCAGTCATCAGTGCTGATCTGAAGGAGACTCTGACAACTACTAAGCCACCAAGCGTCAAGATGGACTCAGAATATCCAGTCCTCAAAGATCAAGTGTCCACTCAAGAGCAACAAATATTTAATGTTCCACAGCGCATCATACTACACACATACACCAAGAAGATCCTAAAATGTTTAGCAGACTTTCTGTGCCGGAGATGCTTCCAGCTGTACCACCTTTCCCCAATAGATGTAGTAGAGTGGATAACAAGCAtagacagacaacttctccttcaaGGATGGCAGGGCCAAGGATTTTTAACATCAGGCACTGTGGTGTTCCTGTACATGCTTTGCCGAGATGTCATCTCTTCCCAGATAAGAAGTGAGAAAGAACTAAAGGCAACCTTGTTAACATGCTTGTATGTGTCATATTGCTATATGGGACACCAGATCTCCTACCCACTAGGTCCCTTCCTGGTAGACGGCAGAAAGGAGACCTTTTGGTACCAATGTCTGTCCATCATTGCTCACATGAGCTCAAAGATGATGCGTCTCAATACTGACCCAAAGTATTACAGTCAGATGTTTGTGAGCCTTAGAGCTGAAGGAAGACAAGCAAACGAAAATCTTCTGATGAGTGGACTACCTGGAATGATGGCCAGAGAGGAAAGTTCACACGGATCATACTACACTTTATATCTCTGA